A stretch of Ipomoea triloba cultivar NCNSP0323 chromosome 11, ASM357664v1 DNA encodes these proteins:
- the LOC115995843 gene encoding uncharacterized protein LOC115995843, translating to MDLVSKKKPDFLFLMETKDARTHAECLRVKLGFESLFYVDSVGLNGGLALFWRRNCTARLLCYSKNHIDVEVSVAGFECWRMMCFYGYPERNRRSDSWELLRSLLTSSDLPWVVIGDFNDLLFQHEKRGGNPHPDALLRGFGEAVEDCGLSQLPLRGYQFTWDRGKGTADWMEERLDKVFANERWRGLQEVAIVENLLTRTSNHSALFLNLSSGVGRRSGMRGGFKFEMAWLLDEGCRGVVENAWQEGRAGGLLHCLHHCGERLHRWGGDRFYNFGKQMKQLRDAQYRLRGLRDPVSLAEFSRLENLITQLEAEEDVYWRQRAKQHWLQGADANTRFYHRYASARKKKNYLSRLKNDAGEWVEGDLLKPDDNALLLRPFEMSEVKEALFSMFPDKAPGLDGMNPGFYQHYWDVVGGDVSDFVLGCLNSCSFPEGLNATNVVLIPKKKVPERVSDLRPIALCNVVYKIMAKILANRMKRLITDNILVAAEVGHYLNRKQTGLAGWGALKLDMAKAYDRMEWPFLERMLRALGFNDKWVELIMLCVSTVSYSFLINGSPSADVVPSRGLRQGDPLSPYLFIICAEGISLLLQKAQADGSIRGANAQEAGAVKHCLDLYESMSGQAVNYHKSSVCFSRNTHAQHREEVVGLLGVTQAPNFGKYLGLPAFVGRNRKQAFSYIEDKIKQRILSWNKRLLTQAGKEVLLKSVAQAMPTFSMSVFLLPDSVCTSLERTMNRYWWGSGTVAERRIHWKAWDRLCLPKKFGGLGFKDLRAFNLAMLGKQAWRFLTKPTSLVAKVYKARYYPKTSFIDAFVGGCPSYCWRSIMAAHGLICSGVRRRIGDGENTLIWGHPWLPDDPSPMIQTPMPEHLNGSVVAGLIDNGSWDYSVLNDIFDPQDVEHISRIKIPPKWKTFLWRALTNTLPVTTNLVIRRVEVDLECPKCGLDHETIVHALISCDYAQQVWNESGLTIPPHEDGSFTAWFSSLMRGLTGEEVRLAAALLYHLWRARNSAVWDGCLQRPGAVKAAAVATLQAWRAVHGGEAAADEDSSTTNTPPALPPSTLMQCYFDASYCTATMKAAFGIVLLTAEGTFVSACAGPLPDCFSPLMAEALACKEATSWIHDRGLTHVAFYTDCSQLRSLITQAAFVRSHAGFAVETCRAFFSSFSNCVIHSVSRTVNGIAHSLAATAYSQTTTLYWDSIPPDSISALLA from the exons ATGGACTTAGTGTCCAAGAAGAAGCCTGACTTCCTGTTTCTTATGGAAACCAAGGATGCGCGGACTCATGCAGAGTGTTTACGTGTTAAGCTTGGTTTTGAAAGCCTTTTTTACGTTGATAGTGTGGGATTGAATGGTGGTTTGGCGTTGTTTTGGAGGAGGAATTGTACGGCAAGACTGCTGTGCTATTCGAAGAATCATATTGATGTGGAGGTTAGTGTTGCTGGTTTTGAGTGCTGGCGTATGATGTGCTTTTATGGTTACCCTGAGCGCAACAGAAGGAGTGATTCGTGGGAGCTGCTTCGATCTCTTTTGACTTCTTCTGACTTACCTTGGGTAGTTATTGGGGATTTTAACGACCTACTCTTTCAGCATGAGAAGAGGGGCGGTAATCCTCACCCAGACGCCCTCCTTCGCGGTTTTGGGGAGGCGGTAGAGGATTGTGGTCTGTCTCAACTCCCGTTGCGGGGATATCAGTTCACTTGGGACAGAGGCAAGGGTACTGCGGATTGGATGGAAGAGAGGTTGGATAAAGTCTTCGCTAATGAAAGGTGGAGGGGGCTGCAGGAAGTGGCTATCGTGGAAAATTTGTTAACCCGCACATCTAATCACTCAGCTTTATTCCTGAATCTCTCTAGTGGGGTTGGGCGACGTAGTGGTATGCGGGGTGGATTCAAGTTTGAGATGGCCTGGCTGTTGGATGAAGGTTGTAGGGGGGTGGTGGAAAATGCCTGGCAGGAGGGTAGAGCCGGCGGCCTATTGCACTGTTTACACCACTGTGGAGAAAGATTACACCGGTGGGGGGGCGACCGCTTCTATAATTTTGGCAAACAGATGAAGCAGCTGCGAGATGCCCAGTATAGGCTCAGGGGTCTGCGTGACCCTGTGTCACTTGCTGAATTCTCACGCCTTGAAAATCTCATTACCCAACTAGAGGCTGAGGAGGATGTCTATTGGAGGCAGCGGGCAAAGCAGCACTGGCTTCAGGGGGCTGATGCTAACACAAGGTTTTATCACAGGTATGCCTCTGCCCGTAAGAAGAAAAATTATCTATCTAGACTAAAGAATGATGCGGGTGAGTGGGTAGAGGGTGATTTACTGAAACCT GATGATAATGCACTATTACTGCGCCCTTTTGAGATGTCTGAAGTCAAGGAGGCTCTGTTTTCGATGTTCCCAGATAAGGCTCCTGGGCTTGACGGGATGAACCCGGGGTTTTATCAGCACTATTGGGATGTCGTGGGAGGGGATGTGTCGGATTTTGTGCTTGGTTGTTTGAACTCTTGTTCTTTCCCTGAGGGCCTTAATGCCACGAATGTGGTATTAATCCCCAAGAAGAAGGTCCCGGAGCGAGTGTCAGACTTAAGACCAATTGCTCTGTGTAATGTGGTTTACAAAATCATGGCAAAGATCTTAGCAAACAGGATGAAACG GCTAATAACAGATAACATCCTGGTTGCGGCAGAAGTAGGGCATTatctaaacagaaaacaaacTGGCTTGGCTGGTTGGGGGGCCTTGAAGTTAGACATGGCAAAGGCATACGACCGAATGGAGTGGCCTTTCTTAGAGAGAATGTTACGAGCTCTGGGTTTTAATGACAAGTGGGTTGAGTTGATTATGTTGTGTGTCTCCACAGTTTCCTATAGCTTTCTGATTAATGGTTCCCCATCTGCTGATGTGGTGCCATCCCGCGGATTGCGCCAAGGTGATCCCCTTTCCCcgtatttatttatcatttgtgCTGAAGGAATTTCGTTGTTGCTCCAGAAGGCTCAGGCAGATGGATCTATTCGAGG AGCTAATGCCCAGGAGGCAGGAGCGGTTAAACATTGTTTGGATTTGTATGAGAGTATGTCTGGGCAGGCAGTAAATTATCATAAGTCTAGTGTTTGCTTTAGTAGGAACACTCATGCTCAGCACAGggaggaggtggtgggtttaCTTGGAGTCACTCAGGCACCAAATTTTGGGAAATATCTGGGCCTGCCAGCTTTTGTTGGTAGGAACAGGAAGCAGGCTTTTTCTTATATTGAGGACAAGATCAAGCAGCGGATTTTGTCATGGAATAAGAGGCTACTCACACAGGCGGGGAAAGAGGTCTTGTTGAAAAGCGTAGCTCAGGCCATGCCTACGTTTTCAATGAGTGTGTTTTTGTTGCCTGACTCGGTGTGTACTTCTCTTGAGAGAACCATGAATAGATACTGGTGGGGTTCTGGGACAGTGGCAGAGAGGAGGATACATTGGAAAGCTTGGGATCGGTTATGCCTGCCTAAGAAGTTTGGGGGATTAGGCTTCAAAGATCTACGTGCTTTTAATTTGGCTATGCTAGGCAAGCAGGCATGGCGTTTCCTCACAAAACCCACCTCTCTTGTTGCAAAAGTTTATAAGGCAAGGTACTACCCCAAAACCTCTTTTATTGATGCTTTTGTTGGTGGTTGTCCAAGTTACTGCTGGCGCAGTATCATGGCAGCTCATGGTTTAATATGCAGTGGTGTGAGACGTAGAATTGGAGATGGGGAAAATACATTGATTTGGGGACACCCCTGGCTACCTGATGACCCATCCCCAATGATTCAAACACCTATGCCCGAGCATCTAAATGGTTCTGTTGTGGCTGGGTTGATCGATAACGGCAGTTGGGATTATTCAGTTTTGAATGATATTTTTGATCCACAAGATGTGGAGCACATTTCAAGG ATCAAAATCCCCCCAAAATGGAAAACCTTTCTATGGAGAGCCTTAACAAATACACTACCTGTCACTACCAACTTAGTTATAAGGAGAGTAGAGGTTGATCTTGAATGTCCAAAGTGTGGCTTAGACCATGAAACTATTGTGCATGCATTAATATCTTGTGACTATGCACAACAAGTGTGGAATGAGTCAGGCTTGACTATTCCACCTCATGAAGATGGTTCTTTCACTGCTTGGTTCTCATCCCTTATGCGTGGTTTGACAGGTGAGGAGGTTCGGCTTGCTGCGGCTCTGCTCTATCACCTCTGGCGTGCAAGAAACTCAGCTGTTTGGGATGGCTGCCTACAACGGCCAGGGGCGGTAAAGGCAGCGGCTGTCGCGACGCTGCAAGCTTGGCGAGCGGTGCATGGTGGCGAGGCTGCTGCCGACGAGGATTCATCTACAACGAATACACCGCCGGCTCTCCCACCATCAACGTTGATGCAATGCTATTTCGACGCCAGTTACTGCACCGCCACTATGAAAGCTGCTTTCGGCATTGTGCTCCTCACGGCGGAAGGAACTTTCGTTTCGGCCTGCGCGGGACCCCTCCCGGACTGCTTCTCTCCCTTGATGGCTGAAGCGCTTGCATGCAAAGAGGCCACCTCGTGGATTCATGACAGAGGCCTGACGCACGTAGCATTTTACACTGACTGTTCCCAGCTACGCTCTCTAATCACACAGGCGGCGTTTGTCCGATCACATGCAGGCTTTGCCGTTGAGACATGTAGGGCGTTTTTTTCCTCGTTTAGCAATTGCGTTATTCATTCAGTTTCTAGAACGGTAAATGGCATAGCACATTCTCTTGCGGCTACGGCCTACTCGCAGACTACTACTTTGTATTGGGACTCTATCCCACCTGATTCCATTTCTGCTCTTTTGGCTTAA
- the LOC115996859 gene encoding LOW QUALITY PROTEIN: ABC transporter C family member 8-like (The sequence of the model RefSeq protein was modified relative to this genomic sequence to represent the inferred CDS: deleted 2 bases in 1 codon) — MASTQHSLLGEISWICGGDLDWSSLCIHRALVDALSLLLAFLFFLLLLVGSVMRIDIRGSRRSWITLLISLCCALTSFGYLGASLWELITKNTSSSDLSWLPYFIKGVIWISFTLSLLVLGSKIVKVVMSCWWVVFFLMVSSLNIEVLITTYSIQILDVISWIITFLLPFCAIRNLHLILSQPAPEKSLSEPLLLEQSDESQTLISHASFFSQLSFSWMNHLLRLGKSKTLLLEDIPCLGMEDEAKLNYEKLSREWDILQTDNRCNGSANLILRAIARLYWKEMVLGGFYLLLRSAAVVVAPLLLYAFVAYSNLESTELSKGFFLVGCLIVDKVIDSLSNRHFFFYTKRIGMRIRSGLMVAVYQKQLKLSNQGRQRHSTGEVVNYIAIDAYRMGESAMWFHVGWISGLQILLSICVLFWVVGFGALLGLVPLAICGLLNVPFAKVLQKCQFEFMIAQDKRLRCMSEILNSMKIIKLQSWEENFKHIIESYREIEFKWLSKTQYCKTLNTFLYWMSPTIISSVIFLGCVLLNSAAFDSSLLYAILGEVPKVSGTVNVFGSNAYVSQASWIQSGTIRDNILFGKSMDKNRYDEAIRVSALDKDINSFDYGDLTEIGQRGLNMSGGQKQRIQLARAVYSDADVYLLDDPFSAVDAHTASTLFNDCVMSALAMKTVILVTHQVEFLSAVDHILVMEGGEITQSGSYNELLMTGMAFEQLLNAHKKAVNSFDPVMINNDRIPDKEYSSGLEEVSKSFVNEENSQISLKGGTQLTEDEEMETTDAMWKIFMDYVSVSKGTFYLILNFVTQTGFVVLQAAASYWLALSIQSPKFSHLMIIGVYTLVSLLSAFFVYLRSLFSALLGLKASKAFFSGFINSVFKAPMLFFDSTPVGRILTRASSDQSVLDFDIPFAYTFVMAAGIELVATIVIMASVTWQVLIVGIIATIGSKYVQEYYQPSARELMRINGTTKAPIMSYATETSLGVATIRAFDMVDRFFQNYLKLVDADAKVFLSSNGAMEWLVLRTEVLQNLTLFVAAFLLILVPTGYLPSGLVGLSLSYAFALTGTQVFLSRWYSSLANYVISAERIKQYMHLTPEPPAVVEDNRPNSSWPSKGRIELVDLKIRYRSNAPLVLKGITCTFSEGTRVGVVGRTGSGKTTLISALFRLVEPYSGQIIIDGIDVCSIGLKDLRLKLSIIPQEPALFRGSVRTNLDPLGLYSDDEIWKALEKCQLKDIISKLPLQLDSSVSDDGENWSMGQRQLFCLGRVLLKRNRILVLDEATASIDSATDATLQKIIREEFCNCTVITVAHRVPTVIDSDMVLVLSFGKLVEYDEPSKLMEETNSAFSKLVAEYWSSCTRNSLPEFNH, encoded by the exons ATGGCTTCTACACAACATTCTTTACTTG GGGAAATTTCTTGGATTTGTGGAGGAGATCTTGATTGGAGTTCTTTGTGCATCCACAGAGCTTTGGTAGATGCCTTGAGTCTATTGCTggcctttcttttctttctgcTCTTGCTTGTAGGTTCTGTAATGAGGATTGATATTAGAGGATCAAGGAGGTCCTGGATCACTTTATTGATATCACTTTGTTGTGCTCTTACAAGCTTTGGATATCTTGGTGCTAGTCTTTGGGAACTCATCACAAAAAACACTAGTTCTAGTGATCTAAGCTGGTTGCCGTACTTCATAAAAGGAGTAATTTGGATTAGCTTCACCCTATCCCTGCTTGTTCTAGGATCCAAAATTGTCAAAGTTGTCATGTCTTGTTGGTGGGTTGTTTTCTTTCTGATGGTTTCTTCTCTGAATATTGAAGTTTTGATTACAACATACAGCATCCAAATTTTGGATGTTATCTCCTGGATAATTACCTTCTTGCTTCCCTTTTGTGCTATTAGAAACTTGCATCTCATTCTTTCTCAACCTGCTCCAGAAAAGAGTTTGTCAGAACCTCTGTTATTAGAGCAATCTGATGAGAGCCAAACCCTTATAAGCCATGCCAGTTTCTTTAGCCAATTGTCGTTTTCTTGGATGAACCATTTACTTCGGTTAGGCAAGTCAAAAACATTACTTCTTGAAGATATTCCTTGCCTAGGAATGGAAGATGAAGCGAAGTTAAATTATGAGAAACTATCTCGTGAATGGGACATACTCCAAACAGATAATCGATGCAACGGTTCAGCAAACTTGATTCTTAGGGCTATAGCAAGATTATATTGGAAAGAAATGGTGCTTGGGGGATTCTATTTACTTCTTAGGTCAGCTGCTGTTGTAGTTGCTCCACTTCTGCTATATGCCTTTGTAGCATATTCTAATCTTGAAAGTACAGAACTTTCTAAAGGTTTTTTCCTAGTGGGGTGCTTGATTGTTGACAAGGTTATTGACTCTCTGTCAAATCGGCATTTCTTTTTCTACACCAAGAGGATTGGTATGAGAATTAGATCAGGCCTAATGGTAGCGGTTTATCAGAAACAGCTAAAGCTTTCCAACCAAGGCAGGCAAAGACATTCAACTGGAGAGGTTGTGAATTATATTGCAATTGATGCATATCGAATGGGGGAATCTGCAATGTGGTTTCATGTTGGATGGATTTCTGGACTGCAAATTCTGCTGTCTATTTGTGTCCTTTTTTGGGTGGTTGGTTTTGGTGCCCTTCTTGGTTTAGTCCCTCTCGCTATTTGTGGGTTGCTTAACGTACCATTTGCAAAAGTACTTCAAAAGTGTCAATTTGAATTTATGATTGCCCAAGACAAGCGACTAAGGTGCATGTCTGAGATCCTGAATAGTATGAAGATCATTAAGTTACAATCATGGGAAGAAAACTTCAAACATATCATTGAATCCTATAGAGAGATTGAATTCAAATGGCTATCGAAAACTCAATATTGCAAAACATTGAATACTTTTTTGTACTGGATGTCTCCAACAATCATCTCCTCTGTTATATTTTTAGGATGTGTCCTGCTTAACAGTGCTGCATTTGAT TCCTCACTTTTATATGCTATACTTGGAGAAGTACCTAAAGTTTCAGGAACA GTAAATGTGTTTGGCTCCAATGCTTATGTCTCTCAAGCTTCCTGGATTCAAAGTGGGACAATTCGTGATAATATACTCTTTGGGAAGTCAATGGACAAAAACAGATATGACGAAGCAATAAGAGTATCTGCTCTAGACAAAGATATCAATAGTTTTGACTATGGTGACTTGACAGAGATAGGTCAGAGAGGACTCAATATGAGTGGAGGACAGAAGCAGAGAATTCAGTTGGCTCGAGCAGTGTATAGTGATGCAGACGTCTATCTTCTTGACGACCCTTTTAGTGCAGTAGATGCACATACTGCTTCGACTCTTTTCAAT GATTGTGTTATGAGTGCATTGGCAATGAAAACTGTCATTCTTGTAACTCACCAAGTGGAATTTCTCTCTGCCGTTGACCACATTCTG GTAATGGAGGGAGGAGAAATTACTCAATCAGGAAGCTACAATGAGCTATTGATGACTGGGATGGCTTTTGAACAGCTTCTGAATGCTCATAAAAAAGCAGTAAATTCATTTGATCCCGTGATGATAAATAATGATCGTATACCTGACAAAGAGTATAGCAGTGGGCTTGAAGAGGTCAGCAAGTCTTTTGTAAACGAAGAAAATAGTCAGATTTCTTTGAAGGGAGGGACTCAGTTAACGGAGGATGAGGAGATGGAGACGACTGATGCTATGTGGAAGATATTCATGGATTATGTTTCAGTCTCAAAAGGGACTTTTTACCTGATCTTAAACTTCGTGACTCAGACTGGTTTTGTGGTTCTCCAGGCTGCTGCGAGCTATTGGCTTGCACTTTCCATTCAAAGTCCCAAATTTAGTCATCTTATGATTATTGGAGTTTATACTTTGGTTTCACTGCTCAGTGCATTCTTTGTATATCTCAGATCCTTATTTTCAGCTCTCCTTGGACTAAAAGCTTCAAAAGCTTTTTTCTCTGGTTTCATCAACTCGGTTTTCAAGGCTCCCATGCTTTTCTTCGACTCTACTCCAGTTGGACGGATATTAACTCGA GCTTCTTCAGATCAGAGTGTATTAGACTTTGACATCCCTTTTGCCTATACTTTTGTAATGGCAGCTGGAATAGAATTGGTTGCAACAATTGTCATTATGGCCTCTGTCACATGGCAGGTTCTCATTGTAGGCATCATCGCTACGATTGGCTCAAAATATGTCCAG GAATACTATCAACCCTCAGCAAGGGAACTGATGCGAATCAATGGAACAACAAAGGCTCCAATCATGAGTTATGCAACCGAGACATCACTTGGAGTTGCCACAATAAGGGCATTTGATATGGTAGACCGGTTTTTCCAAAACTATCTGAAACTAGTTGATGCAGATGCAAAAGTCTTTTTAAGCTCGAATGGAGCCATGGAGTGGCTAGTTTTGAGAACGGAAGTACTTCAAAATCTCACACTTTTTGTTGCCGCTTTCCTCCTAATCCTAGTTCCAACGGGTTATCTCCCTTCAG GACTCGTGGGACTATCTCTCTCATATGCTTTTGCACTAACGGGCACTCAAGTGTTTCTAAGCCGATGGTATAGCAGCTTAGCGAACTATGTTATTTCGGCTGAAAGAATCAAACAATATATGCATTTAACTCCTGAGCCACCAGCAGTAGTGGAAGATAATAGGCCAAACTCTTCTTGGCCTTCCAAGGGTAGAATAGAACTTGTAGACCTTAAG ATAAGATACCGTTCCAATGCTCCGTTAGTTCTGAAAGGGATAACATGCACCTTCAGTGAAGGAACGAGAGTAGGCGTTGTAGGGAGGACAGGAAGTGGCAAAACAACGCTAATCAGTGCATTGTTTCGGCTGGTAGAGCCTTACAGTGGGCAAATTATTATAGATGGTATTGACGTTTGCTCCATAGGCCTCAAGGATTTACGCCTAAAACTTAGCATCATCCCACAAGAGCCAGCTCTTTTCAGAGGGAGTGTAAGAACAAATTTGGACCCTTTAGGTCTTTACTCTGATGATGAGATTTGGAAG GCTCTAGAAAAGTGCCAGCTTAAGGATATAATTAGCAAACTTCCACTCCAGCTAGATTCCTCAG TGAGTGATGATGGCGAGAATTGGAGCATGGGGCAACGCCAGCTCTTCTGCCTCGGAAGAGTCCTCCTCAAACGCAACCGAATCCTAGTTCTAGACGAGGCAACCGCATCAATAGACTCTGCTACAGATGCCACTCTGCAGAAAATCATCAGAGAAGAATTCTGCAACTGCACGGTGATCACTGTCGCTCATCGTGTTCCCACTGTTATAGACAGCGACATGGTTCTCGTCCTCTCTTTCG GGAAGCTAGTGGAGTATGATGAGCCTTCAAAGCTTATGGAGGAGACAAATTCTGCATTCTCAAAACTAGTAGCTGAATATTGGTCCAGCTGCACAAGGAATTCCCTGCCAGAGTTCAACCATTGA